A single genomic interval of Bos javanicus breed banteng chromosome 26, ARS-OSU_banteng_1.0, whole genome shotgun sequence harbors:
- the UBTD1 gene encoding ubiquitin domain-containing protein 1 isoform X1, whose translation MGNCVGRQRRERPTAPGHPRKRAGRNEPLKKERLKWKSDYPMTDGQLRSKRDEFWDTAPAFEGRKEIWDALKAAAYAAEANDHELAQAILDGASITLPHGTLCECYDELGNRYQLPIYCLSPPVNLLLEHTEEESLEPPEPTPSVRREFPLKVRLSTGKDVRLSASLPDTVGQLKRQLHTQEGIEPSWQRWFFSGKLLTDRTRLQETKIQKDFVIQVIINQPPPPQD comes from the exons GACGCAACGAGCCCCTGAAGAAGGAGCGGCTGAAGTGGAAGAGCGACTACCCAATGACTGATGGGCAGCTGCGGAGCAAGAGGGATGAGTTCTGGGACACGGCGCCCGCCTTCGAGGGCCGCAAGGAGATCTGGGATGCCCTCAAGGCTGCCGCCTATGCGGCCGAGGCCAACGACCACGAGCTGGCTCAGGCCATCCTGGATGGAGCCAGCATCACCTTGCCCCATG GCACCCTCTGTGAATGCTACGATGAGCTGGGCAATCGCTACCAACTCCCCATCTACTGCCTGTCGCCGCCCGTGAACCTGCTTCTGGAGCACACGGAAGAGGAGAGCCTGGAGCCCCCTGAGCCCACCCCCAGTGTGCGCCGAGAGTTCCCGCTGAAGGTGCGCCTCTCCACGGGCAAGGACGTGAGGCTCAGTGCCAGCCTGCCCGACACGGTGGGGCAGCTCAAGAGGCAGCTGCACACCCAGGAGGGCATCGAGCCATCCTGGCAACGATGGTTCTTCTCCGGAAAGCTGCTCACAGACCGCACGCGGCTCCAGGAAACCAAGATCCAGAAAGATTTTGTCATCCAGGTCATCATCAACCAGCCCCCGCCGCCCCAGGACTGA
- the ANKRD2 gene encoding ankyrin repeat domain-containing protein 2 translates to MADSEEVQRATALIEERLAQEEENEKLRGTTHQKLPMEMLVLEDEKHHRPESPSLQKVKGQERVRKTSLDLRREIIDVGGIQNLIQLRKKRKQKKREALATSQEPPPEPEEITGPVDEETFLKAAVEGKMKVIEKFLADGGSPDTCDQFRRTALHRASLEGHMEILEKLLESGATVDFQDRLDCTAMHWACRGGHLEVVRLLQSRGADTNVRDKLLSTPLHVAVRTGQVEIVEHFLSLGLDINAKDREGDSALHDAVRLNRYKIIKLLLLHGADMMSKNLAGKTPTDLVQLWQADTRHALENPEPGSEQNGLEGSTESGRETPQPVAAE, encoded by the exons ATGGCAGACTCTGAGGAGGTGCAGCGGGCCACGGCACTTATTGAGGAGCGGCTGGCACAGGAGGAGGAGAATGAg AAACTCCGAGGAACCACCCATCAGAAGTTGCCCATGGAGATGCTGGTGTTGGAGGATGAGAAGCACCATAGGCCTGAGAGTCCGTCCTTACAAAAGGTTAAG GGCCAAGAGCGCGTGCGGAAGACATCTCTAGACCTGCGGAGGGAGATCATCGACGTGGGCGGCATCCAGAACCTCATCCAGCTGCGGAAAAAACGCAAGCAGAAGAAACGGGAAGCCCTGGCCACCTCCCAGGAGCCACCTCCAGAGCCAGAGGAGATT ACGGGCCCTGTGGACGAGGAGACATTCCTTAAAGCTGCGGTGGAGGGGAAGATGAAGGTCATCGAGAAGTTCCTGGCGGATGGGGGTTCCCCTGACACCTGCGATCAG TTTCGCCGGACTGCCCTGCACCGAGCTTCCCTGGAGGGCCACATGGAGATCCTTGAGAAGCTTCTGGAGAGTGGGGCCACTGTGGATTTCCAGGACCGG CTGGACTGCACAGCCATGCACTGGGCCTGTCGTGGGGGCCACTTGGAGGTGGTGAGACTCCTGCAGAGCCGAGGAGCAGACACCAATGTGAGGGATAAG CTGCTGAGCACCCCCCTGCATGTGGCAGTCCGGACGGGGCAGGTGGAGATCGTGGAACATTTTCTATCCCTGGGCCTGGACATCAATGCCAAAGACAGA GAAGGGGACAGCGCCCTGCATGATGCTGTGAGGCTCAATCGCTACAAAATCATCAAACTGCTGCTCCTGCATGGGGCTGACATGATGAGCAAGAACCTG GCAGGAAAGACCCCCACAGACCTGGTGCAGCTGTGGCAAGCCGACACCCGGCACGCTCTGGAGAACCCTGAGCCGGGGTCAGAGCAGAATGGACTGGAGGGGTCCACCGAGAGTGGGCGGGAGACCCCCCAGCCTGTGGCAGCCGAGTAA
- the C26H10orf62 gene encoding uncharacterized protein C10orf62 homolog — MQRKRKRKTDSETSQEVQEPTDSEKLNDESWIKSHFSRLSEEKLAASNTACLNTAGPSSSAAAPQPDSGSGEASTTIRVETFTTRQGDEGMALHRESFTSKQRMSGTSMTKETHKESGKSSSTEEATWAAVAACTKEIDTKGQQLANSMLQRATACQNSGHLETKDINQEELKALEEVEMKLKGNFLTQRESTVAGANHTHTYHSHCHHGHQGYPNHQSHSLPNRSPQGYHPFKAT; from the coding sequence AtgcagaggaagaggaaaaggaagacagaTTCTGAGACCTCACAAGAGGTGCAGGAGCCAACAGACAGTGAAAAATTGAATGATGAGAGTTGGATCAAATCGCACTTTAGCCGTCTTTCCGAGGAGAAGCTGGCCGCCAGCAACACTGCCTGCCTCAACACCGCCGGGCCCAGCAGCTCCGCCGCTGCTCCGCAGCCGGACAGTGGCAGCGGGGAGGCCAGCACCACGATTCGCGTGGAGACCTTCACCACGCGGCAAGGAGACGAGGGCATGGCCCTTCACCGGGAGTCCTTCACCAGCAAGCAGAGAATGTCTGGGACTTCCATGACCAAAGAGACCCACAAGGAGTCTGGGAAGTCCTCGTCCACGGAGGAGGCCACGTGGGCCGCTGTGGCAGCCTGTACCAAGGAGATTGACACCAAGGGGCAGCAGCTGGCTAACTCCATGTTGCAACGGGCCACAGCCTGCCAGAACTCGGGCCACCTGGAGACCAAGGACATCAACCAGGAGGAGCTGAAGGCCCTCGAGGAGGTGGAGATGAAGCTGAAGGGGAACTTCCTCACCCAGCGGGAATCCACCGTAGCTGGCGCCAACCACACTCACACCTACCACAGCCACTGCCACCATGGCCACCAGGGTTATCCAAACCACCAGTCCCACAGCCTGCCCAACCGCAGCCCCCAGGGCTACCACCCCTTTAAAGCCACCTAA
- the UBTD1 gene encoding ubiquitin domain-containing protein 1 isoform X2, whose product MTDGQLRSKRDEFWDTAPAFEGRKEIWDALKAAAYAAEANDHELAQAILDGASITLPHGTLCECYDELGNRYQLPIYCLSPPVNLLLEHTEEESLEPPEPTPSVRREFPLKVRLSTGKDVRLSASLPDTVGQLKRQLHTQEGIEPSWQRWFFSGKLLTDRTRLQETKIQKDFVIQVIINQPPPPQD is encoded by the exons ATGACTGATGGGCAGCTGCGGAGCAAGAGGGATGAGTTCTGGGACACGGCGCCCGCCTTCGAGGGCCGCAAGGAGATCTGGGATGCCCTCAAGGCTGCCGCCTATGCGGCCGAGGCCAACGACCACGAGCTGGCTCAGGCCATCCTGGATGGAGCCAGCATCACCTTGCCCCATG GCACCCTCTGTGAATGCTACGATGAGCTGGGCAATCGCTACCAACTCCCCATCTACTGCCTGTCGCCGCCCGTGAACCTGCTTCTGGAGCACACGGAAGAGGAGAGCCTGGAGCCCCCTGAGCCCACCCCCAGTGTGCGCCGAGAGTTCCCGCTGAAGGTGCGCCTCTCCACGGGCAAGGACGTGAGGCTCAGTGCCAGCCTGCCCGACACGGTGGGGCAGCTCAAGAGGCAGCTGCACACCCAGGAGGGCATCGAGCCATCCTGGCAACGATGGTTCTTCTCCGGAAAGCTGCTCACAGACCGCACGCGGCTCCAGGAAACCAAGATCCAGAAAGATTTTGTCATCCAGGTCATCATCAACCAGCCCCCGCCGCCCCAGGACTGA